The following are encoded in a window of Geothermobacter ehrlichii genomic DNA:
- the trxB gene encoding thioredoxin-disulfide reductase has translation MNDTLYDVVIIGGGPAGLTAGLYCSRARLKTLLIERMIMGGQVMTTTKVENYPGFPGGIDGPELMMRFQEHCQEFGLETTTGEVTALRVEGVEKVLTVDDREVRARAVIITTGAEPSKLDVPGEAEFTGRGVSYCATCDGAFFRDQTIAIVGGGDTAVEEALFLTRFASKVYLIHRRDSLRATKVLQDRIFANDKIEVLWNQVVQEVKGDSSGMTSVELRDTRSGEVRDLPLQGLFVAIGVTPKANFLADILELDPDGHILTDADCRTSIPGVFAAGDVRKKILKQIATAVGDGAVAAIVAEKYIDELNNA, from the coding sequence ATGAACGATACCCTTTACGACGTCGTCATCATCGGCGGCGGCCCGGCCGGGCTGACCGCCGGCCTCTACTGCTCGCGCGCCCGGCTCAAGACCCTGCTGATCGAACGGATGATCATGGGCGGCCAGGTGATGACCACCACCAAAGTCGAGAACTATCCCGGCTTTCCGGGCGGCATTGACGGTCCCGAACTGATGATGCGCTTTCAGGAACACTGCCAGGAATTCGGCCTCGAAACCACCACCGGCGAGGTGACCGCGCTGCGGGTCGAAGGCGTGGAGAAGGTCCTGACCGTCGACGACCGGGAGGTGCGCGCCCGGGCAGTCATCATTACCACCGGCGCTGAACCAAGCAAACTCGATGTCCCTGGCGAGGCCGAATTCACCGGCCGCGGCGTTTCCTACTGCGCCACCTGCGATGGCGCTTTCTTCCGCGACCAGACGATCGCCATCGTCGGCGGCGGCGACACCGCCGTCGAAGAAGCGCTCTTTCTCACCCGCTTTGCCAGCAAGGTCTACCTGATTCACCGGCGTGACAGCCTGCGCGCCACCAAGGTGCTGCAGGACCGCATTTTCGCCAACGACAAGATCGAGGTGCTCTGGAACCAGGTGGTACAGGAAGTCAAGGGCGATTCGTCCGGCATGACCTCGGTCGAGCTGCGCGACACCCGCAGCGGCGAAGTCCGCGACCTGCCGCTGCAGGGCCTGTTCGTCGCCATCGGCGTCACGCCCAAGGCCAACTTCCTTGCCGACATCCTCGAACTCGACCCGGACGGCCACATTCTCACCGACGCCGACTGCCGCACTTCCATTCCCGGCGTCTTCGCCGCCGGCGACGTGCGCAAGAAGATCCTGAAGCAGATCGCCACCGCCGTCGGCGACGGCGCCGTGGCGGCCATCGTCGCCGAAAAATACATCGACGAACTGAACAACGCGTAA
- a CDS encoding carbon-nitrogen family hydrolase, translating into MQACTIASCLQFNIALGEIKTNLKKAEAAIRQAADQGAQLAVLPEMWSCGYDYRRLPELALATPEVVDRIGRLSRETGMVLVGSLPERQGDAIYNTAYVIDRGEVVGTYRKLHLFSTMREDRFLTAGDTTLVVQTSAGRLGVAICYDLRFPELFRKLALDGAEIICLPAEWPKPRQEHWRTLLRARAMENQLFIAAANCCGIQDRLDFFGMSLLIEPRGDILAEGGENDTVLTARFDYALMEDYRQQINCYRDRRPEIYGHLP; encoded by the coding sequence ATGCAAGCTTGCACCATCGCCTCCTGCCTGCAGTTCAACATCGCGCTGGGGGAAATTAAAACAAATCTGAAAAAGGCGGAAGCCGCCATCCGCCAGGCCGCCGACCAGGGCGCCCAGCTGGCCGTTCTGCCGGAAATGTGGAGCTGCGGCTACGATTACCGGCGGCTGCCGGAACTGGCCCTGGCCACCCCGGAGGTGGTCGACAGAATCGGCCGGCTGAGCCGGGAAACCGGCATGGTACTGGTCGGCAGCCTGCCCGAACGGCAGGGGGACGCCATCTACAATACCGCCTACGTCATCGACCGGGGGGAGGTGGTCGGCACCTACCGCAAGCTGCATCTCTTTTCGACCATGCGCGAAGACCGGTTCCTGACCGCCGGCGACACAACCCTGGTGGTGCAGACCAGCGCCGGACGGCTGGGCGTGGCGATCTGCTACGATCTTCGCTTTCCCGAGCTCTTCCGCAAGCTGGCCCTGGACGGCGCCGAGATCATCTGCCTGCCGGCCGAGTGGCCGAAGCCGCGCCAGGAGCACTGGCGCACCCTGCTGCGCGCCCGGGCAATGGAGAACCAGCTCTTTATCGCCGCCGCCAACTGCTGCGGCATCCAGGACAGGCTCGACTTTTTCGGAATGAGCCTGCTGATCGAACCGCGCGGCGACATTCTGGCCGAAGGCGGCGAAAACGACACTGTCCTCACCGCCAGATTCGACTATGCCCTGATGGAGGATTACCGGCAACAGATCAACTGCTACCGCGACCGCCGTCCGGAAATCTACGGACACCTGCCCTGA
- a CDS encoding recombinase family protein — protein MNVGIWIRVSTEDQARGESPKNHEARARMYAEIKGWQVVEIYDLSGVSGKEVSSHPEAQRMFADVASGKIKGLIFSKLARLARNTRELLEFSDFFQKHDADLISLEESLDTSTPAGRLLYTVIGALAQWEREEISARVAASVPIRARQGKPTGGIGPFGYMWKDRRLVPNPEEAPVVKRAFELYLSLGRLKAVCAQLKKEGYKARKSDFSPVTLKRVLTDTTYKGLRRANYSKRRGDKKSWVLKPKEEWVYAEVEPLVDQDTWETVNALLAARAKSSPGSVPKRSRYLFGGKLACSCGTKMYVAPYNGMKIPRYRCRTCHTKLNEDVIEKHFLEILNTLIVKPEELKANQDVAEEQAELENRLELLKKELRRIDTRIDALVDLVADKSIDRRIFTERFLPLKERKEKIQDELPRIQAEIDHLKTSSTAKDYLIDKATTFAGMWPVLTYEERRKLVDELVASVEIQKEKLHFTLTYTPPFRALGKGAHNPRDSWRQPA, from the coding sequence ATGAACGTAGGCATCTGGATCAGAGTCTCAACCGAAGACCAGGCCCGTGGCGAATCCCCGAAGAACCACGAGGCCCGCGCCCGCATGTACGCCGAAATCAAGGGCTGGCAGGTTGTGGAGATTTACGACTTGTCGGGAGTGTCGGGCAAGGAGGTTTCCTCTCACCCGGAAGCCCAGCGCATGTTCGCTGATGTCGCTTCAGGCAAGATCAAGGGCCTGATCTTCTCGAAACTGGCCCGGCTCGCAAGGAATACCCGAGAACTGCTCGAATTCTCTGACTTCTTCCAGAAGCACGACGCCGACCTGATCAGTCTGGAAGAATCTCTCGACACTTCCACGCCGGCCGGTCGGCTGCTCTACACTGTGATCGGCGCCCTGGCCCAATGGGAAAGGGAAGAAATCTCCGCCCGCGTCGCCGCTTCCGTCCCAATCCGTGCCAGGCAGGGCAAGCCAACAGGGGGCATCGGCCCGTTCGGTTACATGTGGAAGGACAGGCGGCTCGTCCCCAATCCCGAAGAAGCACCTGTCGTCAAGCGGGCCTTTGAACTCTACCTGTCTCTTGGGCGACTCAAGGCCGTTTGTGCCCAACTCAAGAAAGAAGGCTACAAGGCCCGCAAGAGTGATTTTAGTCCAGTGACCCTCAAACGTGTCCTCACCGACACCACCTACAAGGGCCTGCGCCGAGCCAACTACAGCAAAAGAAGGGGCGACAAGAAATCCTGGGTCCTCAAGCCGAAAGAAGAGTGGGTCTACGCCGAAGTAGAGCCTCTGGTTGACCAGGATACCTGGGAAACCGTTAACGCCCTATTGGCAGCGCGGGCCAAATCGTCCCCAGGTTCAGTACCGAAACGCAGCCGCTATCTGTTCGGCGGAAAACTGGCCTGCTCCTGTGGCACCAAAATGTATGTTGCTCCCTACAATGGGATGAAGATTCCCCGCTATCGCTGCCGTACCTGCCACACCAAGCTGAACGAGGATGTCATTGAGAAACACTTTTTGGAAATCCTCAACACCCTGATAGTCAAGCCGGAAGAGTTGAAAGCAAACCAGGACGTGGCCGAAGAGCAGGCAGAACTGGAAAACCGTCTGGAACTTCTGAAAAAGGAACTGCGGCGTATCGACACAAGGATCGACGCCCTGGTTGACCTGGTGGCGGATAAGAGCATCGACCGGCGCATCTTCACGGAGCGTTTTCTGCCGCTGAAAGAGCGCAAGGAGAAAATCCAGGATGAACTGCCGAGGATACAGGCAGAGATCGATCACCTCAAAACGAGCTCGACCGCCAAAGACTACCTGATCGACAAGGCGACAACATTCGCCGGCATGTGGCCTGTTCTCACATACGAAGAAAGACGAAAGCTGGTTGATGAGCTTGTCGCAAGCGTTGAAATACAAAAGGAAAAACTGCACTTCACTCTGACCTATACCCCTCCCTTCAGGGCACTTGGTAAAGGGGCACACAACCCCAGGGATTCATGGCGGCAACCAGCATGA
- a CDS encoding XRE family transcriptional regulator, producing the protein MSTLGERIRELRGDMQQVELARRLEIHPNTLMRYEKGGASPDVSFLQKLLEIFPNTSPAWLLTGIGDKERSEPLPEGFTLFPRYEISAGAGPGRLVGSEQVVDFVAFKDDWVINYLRVPRQHLALLTVKGDSMSPTLNDGDLILVDMRASRLEDSAVYVLEFEDALLVKRIQRKLDGTVVVKSDNPLYEPEILKKDQAEALRIVGRVVWTGKKL; encoded by the coding sequence ATGAGCACCCTTGGTGAAAGAATCAGGGAGCTGCGCGGCGACATGCAGCAGGTCGAGCTTGCGCGGCGATTGGAGATACACCCGAATACGCTGATGCGATACGAAAAAGGAGGGGCCAGCCCAGACGTTTCTTTCCTGCAGAAACTCCTGGAGATATTCCCGAACACAAGCCCTGCGTGGCTCCTTACGGGCATTGGAGACAAGGAAAGATCGGAACCCTTGCCAGAAGGGTTCACCCTGTTCCCAAGATATGAAATTTCAGCGGGGGCAGGCCCCGGACGTTTGGTTGGAAGCGAACAAGTTGTGGATTTCGTTGCCTTCAAAGACGACTGGGTTATCAACTACCTGCGCGTTCCTCGACAACACCTGGCGCTACTGACTGTCAAGGGGGACAGCATGTCCCCAACCCTGAACGACGGGGATCTCATTCTGGTTGATATGCGGGCCTCCAGGCTGGAGGACAGCGCCGTCTATGTCCTCGAATTCGAGGATGCGCTGCTGGTAAAGAGGATTCAGAGAAAACTGGACGGAACGGTTGTCGTCAAAAGCGACAACCCCCTTTACGAGCCGGAGATTCTGAAGAAGGACCAGGCGGAAGCCCTGCGGATTGTTGGCCGGGTCGTATGGACGGGGAAAAAGCTCTGA
- a CDS encoding AbrB/MazE/SpoVT family DNA-binding domain-containing protein has product MKVTVKGRVTISRRVREKLGIRASEEVEFIEERGRVYIVKSESRRQKKGKFAQMRGTATAKMSTEDIMGLTRRDM; this is encoded by the coding sequence ATGAAAGTCACCGTCAAAGGACGGGTCACCATCTCCAGGCGCGTGCGGGAAAAGCTGGGCATCCGTGCGTCCGAGGAAGTGGAGTTCATCGAAGAGCGGGGCCGCGTCTACATCGTCAAAAGCGAATCCCGCAGGCAAAAGAAGGGCAAGTTCGCCCAAATGCGCGGCACCGCCACGGCAAAGATGAGCACCGAGGACATCATGGGCCTCACTCGGAGGGACATGTGA